The Falco rusticolus isolate bFalRus1 chromosome 4, bFalRus1.pri, whole genome shotgun sequence genome includes the window GTTCCTGTTACCTTTTCCCACACTAACTGTAAGCACCAGATTATTGGCATGTTCCTTTTAGTTTGTCCAAGCAGCTCAGCCCTTTAGGGAGGAATTACACAGGTCAAACTTGAAGATAAAACTCTCTCTTGacttcagaagggaaaaatggtTCTCCCACGAGTTTATGTTCAGCTTTCTGAGGCCCAGCGAGGCCCAGGAATAGGCTGTGCGTTCCCTGTCCTTGGGAGGTCTGAAGACAGAGGTTAGACAAACACCTCTCGGGAGAAGTTTGGGCAGAGCTCCTTGTTCTGTGAGGAACGAGGACAGCTGAAATGGCTGCTGAGGTGACTTCCAAccctgttttctgtgatttattaGGAGTGAGATCTCAATGACAGTAGATCCTATACCATGCCATAAAGAGTTCAAAGtgcatttgctgctttaaaCAGGGGGGTTTAgtctgatttttgtttaaagcaagcagcagaTTTCAGTAACAAATTCTTTGAAAATCTTAGCTTTGCATGTTTCACAAGCTAGCATATACAAACAGCAAAGCATTCTAGGCTAAAATTATCCATACTATCATTAGAAAGCCAGAAGAAGGAACACATGGATTGATACTAGCCTGAGTGCAGAAGGGCtttccagagctgtgctgcCGTGCAGCAGCTTCACCCCAAAGGGGAGCGGTTTCAGTGCCTACTGTTCATTCCCCACCAGGAAGTACAGCTGACACACCACAAGAGATCTGACCTGTGGTTTTACCTTTGAAAGGAGCATTTAGTCCCCTCACCTGCCTGCTGAGGTTAGAGGGGGCTCTTGtatgctttgcttctgtttgtttcctttcctctttggGTTGTGCTTTGCCTAACTACCAAACACTCatcactgtaattttttgtgCTTGTCATCGTAGTCATTACCCCTGCCTCGCTCAGGCAGCAGACACTCCCTTGTGGTGGCCAGCGTGGAAGCCCACACCActttcatggctttttttttggtgttttcccctcttccttctttgaACAGTTAAACTTTTGCCCGAAGATTCTGCCTGCTTAGTCTTCACATCCAGCGAAGTACATTTAGCTTTGGCATCAGCAGATTGAAGCATTCACTAAAAAATTAAGCACGTGAGTAAGTGCCTGGTCAGCTGCAGCCATGGGGCTCAGCAGCCCGGGATTCTGCCACCCTTCAGTTTCTGCAGGTTTGGAACTGACAGAGCAGGGCACAGATAAACACACTTCCAGAGGGCTCCCCCTCAGCACAGGAGCTTGGTCAAGGGGCGGTTTCATAATCACTGGATGGATTTTGGTGGCTCTCAACCCCACTCTCAAGGCCTGGGCTGCTGGGTGATGAGGATGAGGGCACaggaagggagaaggcagctgcccccacccacagccagccaggctcCTCTGGGTGCCCCTAGGTCTGagggcagccctgctggcagGGGGAGGTTTGGGTTCGGGCAGGTGGCCTTGGGGAACCCCAGGGCTGGTGCCACGCAGCGGAGGGGGAGGGTAAGGGCCTGCCACTGCATGGTTTCCACGTCCCCACCTCCTGTCACAGATGCTGGccaagccctgcagcagccaccacacTTCACCCTGCGCATGGTGAAGTCCATTTACTTTGGACTGAGCATGGAAAAATTTAGTTGCATCTTCTagccagatatttttttttttaaatatatatatgtctaCACACATCCCTGCATACATCTAGACACACAgcgctgccctgggcagcctggccagTCATACTTTCACTTCCCTTCCTCCAGGCAGGGCTCTTCAGCCTCACCCGGGTGCCTCCTCATCCTGCCGCCTTGCACCGAGCTGGTAAGCGCAGCGGGTGGAGGCAGGGCACGAAGGCAGCGGGCATAGCCTCTGCCTTGGGTGCTGGTGCATGACAGGGCTTCTGCAGTGCGGCATTTTCCTCCCTGTGCGCTGACAGGCTTTCCCTGAGTTTAACTAGCATACTCGTGAAATAAATCCCTGCAGACAAACACCACGTTCACGGATTACAGAGCAGCCCTACATCTGTCAGCCGGGATGGGCTTCTCCCATCTTCTGCAATTTGCTTGGAGAATAGGATCATGTGGAGCAGAAGACCCAGAGGCTTGAGCTCATGTACCCGCAAGGATGTGTGCTCACGGTGTGCTGGGCTGTCTGCACGTGCCTTGCTCTCCTTCAAAGCCAACAGGGGCCTGTTCTCACTGGGAAGCTGCATCACCTTTAGGCCAGAGCTGCTCAAAGAACCAGTTTGGACAAGATTCCTGTGTCCAGTGTTTTCAGTCTGACATCTTTTACCACCACTAAATGCAAagcttttaattaataataGACTAAGATGCCTAGAGCAAAGACTGCCATTATGAACTGTAAATGCATGCGGTATCAGTCACATAGCATCATAAGGCTTCTTGGCTCTCTTGCAATATGTATGTTGACAGTAAGTTACGTGACCAATTGTTCTCTAATTATACAGAAATGATGATGATTTTCTAGGCTACTAGTagaacttttcaaaacagatggAAGAATTTCAGATTTAGTCTCTAGTAAATACGAGTTACATATGCAAAGAATTCTTTTGTTAGGAAACTTCCTCTTCTTTTTACTATCTGAAGAGTCAAATAGTGTCAGAATCTGAACCAGCTTCACCATTTCTGGtacttctgtttctgcagttcaCTGTTTGGAGAAGTAAGGATTGCTAACCACAGCCTGCGTTCAGAGTGCCAGTGCTGAAAGGAACATCTTGCAGAGGCTGgtttttaaaactctgttttcaatatttgtattttgtttcaaCTTTGATTGGTATGCTGTAGAGGCTAATCCTGCAAATATTTACACAAGTCAAGATTTCTATATATAGTTCATTTGAGCTCAATGGGAGCTTACCTTAATGAGGGCACGTGTTCTGCAGTAGCATTTATTTTGGACTGAGCATTGAAAAATTTAGTTGTATCTGCtagccagattttttttttttttactctatatccacacacacatatgtatgattattattttaggttctgagagagagggaaagaataTTCAAACAGTCACTGATCTCCACTCAAGAGAAAGCTCAGTGAGATAGAAAACAGCAGCATGGTGGGTACTCATTTATAGCGTAAATGGTACCATAGACAGTTGTTTCTAACAGAATCAATTATATCATTAAAaattgtagattttttttaaaaacaggttttagaTACGTGGATGCAAGGCCCGTTTTCTAGTTTCTGAAAAGTATGCCACAAGTGACTTCATATATTCAGTTCCCCTTTGATGCAAGTAGTGCTGCCATTTTGACAGATGAAAGATGTATGAGCCCTGCTGGCCATGGGGAGGTGGGAGGCCGAAAAGCCAATTCCTGACACTTTCCCTTGTTACTTTCTGTAAGTGAGGACAGAATTGTCGATGGGTACGAGCTTGCTTGGATCACAGGACTCAGATTTGCAAACAGAGCACTACACTTCAGCCAGTTACCTTTCCATTAGCTGAGCTACGGTCGCTGCTTGGTGGTTCAGTAAGAGGGTTAATCGCTGTTTTGCTGTGGATTTAGAACGTGCACGTGAAcagctgctgtggctcagctgAGGTGTGATAAATTCTTAAGCTGAGCTAGTTGATCAAGACTCACAGCCTATAGGCACGCATAAATTGTGTCTGTAATAAATTCATTATTCCAGGACCATGCCCACAAACTACCCTCCAGGTTTTCAAAGTggacacatttatttatttattttaatgaatgaaCCAATTGTAGATCAGTGATTCCTCTAATGATTATCTTTAAAAAACGATTACTGCTCTATTGAGATGGGGCTAGAAACAGTCCCCAGGACTGCTATTTTATGCACATCCTCTTTCACCTAAGTTATCTCCAACACGTTTTCACAGAGCAAGAGTGTTGGCAATGGAAGGTGCAATGATGCCAGTTCACTTCACATGGATCTCTCCAAGCTTGTGACCTGGGCACACACCCATGGGACCATATGCAATCAAATCCCAGTCTTGAAAACTGCGCAGAACTTTCCTAGCAAGGACAATTCTATTCTGTGGATGTGTGGAGTTGGACATGCATATCACTGGCAGTGTGGACATTTGTATGTCAGAATCAGAGAAGAGAATGAAGCtgtagaaagcagaaagaggTTAGTATCATCTGAGGTTTCACCGCGGGAAGCTAACTTAGATGAAAAGAAGTTCAGGATGACTCCGTCTTTTGAGAGGGCTAAAGCAGATGCTGTTGACACAGGGTCACGTAGCAGATCACCAGAGGTCACTCAGCAACAAGATAAATGCTACCTACTATATAATGAACTATCACCCAGAGAAAATAAGAACCCCAGTAAATCCGTGAAATCATGCTTTACAGCAGCGCAGCATTTGTTGGTATCTGGTAGTGAAGTCAAAACTGACGGATATAAGGTGAAGCCAGAAAGCAACGAAGAGCTACAAATCATCTCTGATGATGAACAGTGCAAATCAGAGGATGACGACCAACAAGACCAGTTCAATGAGTATAATCTGGCAGAATCACCAGTGAAAAGTGGAACTGCTGAGGTAAATTTGCAAATGCATCAGAGTCAGAAGAAGGCATTTGACAAGTTGACAGCCACCCAGATGTCTGGTTTTGATGCTACAGGAAAACCACCCCAAACTCTTGCCTGCATTCTAAAATCCCCTGGCAGCGATCAGGAGAGCCTGGACAGCAGCTTCTTGATGTTAGGTCCTCTTAATCCTGCAGGGTCCATAACTGAAACTTCAAGAGCAAGAAATTCCTTTGAGTCAACAATACCAcaagaacatttaaaatctgttccTGTCTCCAACATTGAAGAAAAGGCCCAACTTGAGTCACCCACTTCTGTGTCTTTCTTTGAGTTTGAAGCCACTGTAGATGTCCAGCAGGAACTCGAGCTGAGCCCTTCTGAGCCTGGCACACCAGGAATAGGCTTAAGCGGGAACGTTACTGAAAACCCTGCCAAGGAAAGTGAGCCGTCACAATCTGGGCATGCTCCTCATCTTTCAGCCTCACTGAGTTCAGAGAGCAAGAACACCGACCACCCACCTGCCTTTCTAAACAAAAGTAAGAGTCTGGAGTTTTATTCCTGGAGGGGTTTGTGGGTGTGTGGGGGCAGGGACGGTCTATTAATCACTTTCCCAAAATTTTAAAGGAGGGTGAGGTCACATAGCTGCCAAAATCTCTACTGTAGCACCTAAGTAAATGCCTCTGATTTGGGGCACTCTTGTTTCTACTGAAAGGGACTAAAAAAGTTCGTACCTTAAGCAATCAGCACTTCAATAGATAATGCCCTTCACTGAGGCACCCAAATGTGTACTTGGCAGTGGCCCAGCCTTAACTCTACAGTTTCAATAGTTTGGTCTCTCGTTTTACTTGGTATCACCACATAGCACGTGTGCTGTACTTAAGAGAGAGTCCCTGTGAGAAACTGGAGCCAGAGATGGGAACTCAGGtctcaagagaagaaaataagaggaagtaacttttaaaacagagaaactgTGGCTGAAACTCTGGctgcactgaaatcaatggcaaaaaTCCCAGACACTGCAATGGGAGCAAAGTTTCAATTCTGCATATTAAATTATGTGATCTAAACAAATTGCTAAAgcttttaagaattttaaaattttcatacACACTATCCTTGGAATCCTACTGGAGTGGGGAGAGTTGTAACTGCTCAAACGTTAACTCACAAGGTACAATGCTTACTAGGGAACTTTCAATGCCAAGGTTAAGCCACACacaaagcatatttaaaattattccataTCAGAAGAATATGCTGTTTGATGAAGATTTAGAAGCCTAGCTTGCAGCTGTTTTAATCCTGCTGTAGAACAGGCACTATCCACTCAAGAAGGAACAGCTGACACAGTGTGCGGACAGTATCAAAATTACACTAGTCTTTTGCAAGTAATAGGGAAGCCATCTATGAAATAGAcgtaattaatttaataaatgacCATATTTTAGGATGTGTATAATATACTGGAGCCTTAATGCCAGGTAAATATATATTAGTTAATCTAATGATTAAACACCTCAAATAATATGCAAATGTCCAGGGTTTTAAAGAAGTTCTAGTAAAGCCACAAAATTTTCATCTATAATGATTTGAATGCCTGCAGGCGCTTTTCCGTATTAATTCCAAGCAAAGTGTTGTCTAGTCAGTTTTATGGTTTTGTCTGCTAGTATCTAGGTGTAAACATTGaggcaaatttttaaaatttcatttcaaagagTAAAGTATCTCTTTTCCATCCAGCGGCTTAATGCCTTGGCTCCACCTAACAGAGTCAGCCCCCAACAGCACGCATCTCACTTCCACCCGCTCACGATGAGGATCCCATTTCATATTTCCCAAAACCTGTCCTATTTCCCACGGTCACAGTCCAGCCCCATGGCCTTGTCTGTGGCATGCTGGGCACCCAGCCTGGCCgaggtgctgcagcactgcGCTATGGCCATGCAGGATGCATCCCAACTGGCTGCATCTTCAGAACTCCTCCCTAGGTACGCTAGCCCCCTGTCCCACTGCACCAGACATTTATACCTAGTGATCTGCTGAAATAATGAGCATCACGtcaaagagcagcagcctgctgcaggtTCCTACAGTGCAGGAGACTGGACAGTGTCCATCAAGAGAAAAGAGATTCCTGAAATAGTGTTTTGGGGATTGCCTGGGACACAATGGGTGCATGCTTAAAGCACCATTAGTAGTGCTGAATAGACTCAGGGTAACAGGCATTCGTATTCCTTACGGAGCCGCAACCATACAAACTGGCACAGTTGGTTTTTGTGAACAGTGTTTGACTATTTTTGTACTCGACAACATGTATCATCAGAAGGGACAGGGAATTCATCTGGGAATGTGTGTGTAGTGGCCGTTTCTGCCAAGATAAATGGCTTATGGTTCAAATGAGGCCTCTGCATGTATTGATTTACAAGCCATTCATCTCTTCACATAGAGCAGTCAgtaacaaaacaagcaaaaaaatcccaaaacagcagcacagggatcAGCAGAACCCACCTCAGTCCAGCCACAGCATTTTAAGATAACAACTAAGCATGTACAAAATATCTTGGTGCAAGAAGGGATATCTCTAGGTGTTGGCTCTAGAACCCTTTTCAATCTACCCCTCTTCAGCCCTGGAAGAGTCACAGGCGAGCAGATGGAGCTTTTCAGCAAtccaaagaattaatttctcatGCTACATCAAACTAGGTAGATGTGGTATTGCCATAGCAACTTGAGAGAGAACTCAACTGGAATCCTGGCaatcttgtaaaaaaaaataatttactcatcttttcattttccctcaCTATCTACTCCTAACTTTTGGttcctgtttttatttcacaatGAGAGTTCTCCTGCCTGAAGAGATTTTTGTCAAGAAGAATGCTTTGGAGTTTATTTTGCAGAATGCAAACTATATTGTACAACACTTTGAACATATGAAACGGATGCTACTTAGTCCTGAGGCAGCTCACAAGATCTGTGTACAGGCTCACTCTCCCCTAAGTTAACAGGGCAGAGTTTGGCCCCTGCAGTCACCATAAAATACACACCAGAGCAGTTGCAAATTGATGGAAGGATATCAAACCCATTTGGGGTTGCTTGAGCttcacagccagcactgcaggctcagggctgcagccacTGGTTACACGGCTGGTCCCACAAGTGTGGTCCCACGGGCACACTCGGTGTCACCTCTGGAATCTGCCAGGGGGAAGATCAGTGTCACCAAGCCACCAGTGACAGGTCCAGCCTCCAGTCCTGTATTGCTGTCTGAGAAGGCCTGTAGAACTTGCACCAATGCTTGCCACATGGGCCTTCCAAAATGACGTGCAGTGATTAAATCTCATGAGGACGAACTCATTCTCTCCCATTTAAACataattcaaaacagaaagtattttaaatttacctCTATGGTAGTATGCCGCTTCAGTGGCCAAGTGAGAAGGAGCAAGAAAGGAGACAGTCGTTTCCGTGTCAAGGCTGGTGCTGTCAGGTGGCACTGGCTGGCTTGTCGGGAGCAGAGATCTAAACCAAAGCTCTAAAGGAAGGGGTTTGTGAAAGGCCTGTAATCTCTGAATTTTAGAGGGAAGGTGAGCATTATTCTGCATCTTCTTATATATTTCACTGATCTCCTTGTAAGTTCTTGCTGTCCACAAAGCTGTGTCTTACCTTTTAGATGTATTGAAGTGGGATGTAAAGAGAAACCGTAACACTGGCGATATAAAAACTTTCAGAGACTGGCTGGTTTTACATTGCCCTTCTGAAATGCGCGAGATCCATAAGCTGCCACCTGAAGACCTCGATAATTACCTGGCCTTGTTCTACAGTTCTGTAAAGAGACAGAACGGTGGAGATTTTTCCTCCCGTTCTTTGCACTCCTTTCAAAGTAACATCAAGAGATACCTCAAGGATCACAACTACAAGTATAGCCTGGCTAACGGGTTGGAATTCAGAGCGTCTCAGGAAGCCTTGAAACTGAAACTTCAGCACCTATgtcagaaagagagagaggaggagtgGAGTCTTTTGGAGAACCTGACAGATGAAGATGTGCAAAATCTTCGTAGGAAGGGACTTTTAAGTAAGATGCACCCTCAGGGCTTTTTGCACCTCATATTCACAAATCTCATTAGGGCGTTTGGGGCCAGTACACACAGTCAGAGCCACAGTCTGTACTGGGGACAGCTTGTGCTAAAAAAGAATGAGCAAGAGCTGGAATACTTGGAGTGGCTGGATGACCTGAGTGCAGAGGTAAGTGCAGGGGAGTCAGGTCCACGTCTCTTTGCCAAGCCTGAGGATCCAGATAACTGTCCGGTCACAGATTATAAGGAGTATGCCAAGAGGAGGCCGCAGGATATGCTTCATTACTACAATCCGCTTTACCTGGCTCCCAAACCTCTGTGCTCCATATGGGACCAGATATGGTATTGCAGAAAGTCACTGACAAAAAGCAAATTGGAAAAGATCTTGAAAGTTATTATCCATGAGGTCAGGGGACCTGTAAAGACGTCCAACAAATAATGGTGCCCATTTAGGTTCTGCTGTGTCACTTGTTGATACGTGCATATTTCAAAGTCGTCTTTGAAGGGTTTAAGTGGCAGTAGTTTGTATAGGTTGAGGAGAACATCCTTCTCTTTCAGTTTCACCTCAGAACATAAGTCATCTACGTATTTGCATCGCCTTAGCTTTCAGGTTAATTGAAAAACTTCTATTGTTCTTTCTATTAATGAAATTGATAATTCAGTAAGTTAAGAGACTCCTCTTAGGTTTCACATTTGCAAAACGAGTTCATATCCTACTGATTTATTAATGACATGAGAAAATAGCTAATGTTAACGTGGGGAGGGCTCAGCAGCTGAACAGCTTGGCTAGGAGTTCGAGCTGCGCTCGTATTTAGGGGAGCTGGCACGTACACAGCGCTGAGTCTATACGATAAGCCTATGGTAAGGGGATAAGTAACACGAGTTAGTTCTGGGGTGGAAGGAGAACGCTGAAACACCACATTTGCCAGTTGCTAATCTGTGTTGCACAGGAACGCTTTCAGCGAGgttcttgttggtttttttttttcttagtgaaaGATTTGTAGATTGAAGAAGTTGAGACTGTGGTTTAAAAAGTTACTTAAAATGGCTGACAGCATTGAAAAATTTTACGGTGTTTTTCCCCAGAGTGCTAAATAGAGTTACGTAAATAGATGTTGGTAGGTGcagttcactttttttttggctgttcaAGCACCATTCAGTCAATATTGTTGTCTGACAGTCTAGTCAAGCTGTTGGGTTGCGCTGTTGACATAACcgaattaaaaaaacattttactctCTCCTGTTTGTCCGGCCTGTTTGCCTGTTCTCCAAAGACGAAGCCAGGAACCCCAAACGAGCAGGTAACAGTTTCCTGGCACGCCAGCGCATTCACGTCTCCCGCTCAGGTTTCTCCTGCTCCAAGCCCGCTGTTAGGCGGCGTTACGGAGCTGACCCTGTGGAGGAGCCGGGCTGTTTGAAATCCCACGGAGCCCACGCTCGTGCCTTGTTAACGAGGCCTCTGTGGCCAAACCCTTTGCCAGTATTGGTCCCGTTCAAGCAACAGTTAATATCACCAAATAACTTAGAGGTGTTTAAAGAGCCATAAAAAAGACAAACTCACTTAATCAAATGCTCGGAGGGCGTCTTccagctttcctcctgctgttGAGCGCAGATGGCATTACGCCAGGCTGGCAGTGCCCTGGTCAAGCCCAGCCAGACGTGCAGCTCCGCGCCCCACAGCTGGGAGCCAGCGACCCCCTTCCTACAGGGCTAGGCTTCACTCACCCTGCCCAAAGGGAACGACCAGAccaggtttttctttcctctgcgCTGATCTCCTTAGCCCACATCCCAAAGCTCGTTAACGAAAGGCTGCTGCGTTGGAAATCAGGTGGCACAATTAGCCAGCAGCATTCACTTAATCCTGTCACAAGCGCATGGGCCC containing:
- the LOC119147080 gene encoding uncharacterized protein LOC119147080 isoform X1 is translated as MSKSVGNGRCNDASSLHMDLSKLVTWAHTHGTICNQIPVLKTAQNFPSKDNSILWMCGVGHAYHWQCGHLYVRIREENEAVESRKRLVSSEVSPREANLDEKKFRMTPSFERAKADAVDTGSRSRSPEVTQQQDKCYLLYNELSPRENKNPSKSVKSCFTAAQHLLVSGSEVKTDGYKVKPESNEELQIISDDEQCKSEDDDQQDQFNEYNLAESPVKSGTAEVNLQMHQSQKKAFDKLTATQMSGFDATGKPPQTLACILKSPGSDQESLDSSFLMLGPLNPAGSITETSRARNSFESTIPQEHLKSVPVSNIEEKAQLESPTSVSFFEFEATVDVQQELELSPSEPGTPGIGLSGNVTENPAKESEPSQSGHAPHLSASLSSESKNTDHPPAFLNKNVLKWDVKRNRNTGDIKTFRDWLVLHCPSEMREIHKLPPEDLDNYLALFYSSVKRQNGGDFSSRSLHSFQSNIKRYLKDHNYKYSLANGLEFRASQEALKLKLQHLCQKEREEEWSLLENLTDEDVQNLRRKGLLSKMHPQGFLHLIFTNLIRAFGASTHSQSHSLYWGQLVLKKNEQELEYLEWLDDLSAEVSAGESGPRLFAKPEDPDNCPVTDYKEYAKRRPQDMLHYYNPLYLAPKPLCSIWDQIWYCRKSLTKSKLEKILKVIIHEVRGPVKTSNK
- the LOC119147080 gene encoding uncharacterized protein LOC119147080 isoform X2 translates to MDLSKLVTWAHTHGTICNQIPVLKTAQNFPSKDNSILWMCGVGHAYHWQCGHLYVRIREENEAVESRKRLVSSEVSPREANLDEKKFRMTPSFERAKADAVDTGSRSRSPEVTQQQDKCYLLYNELSPRENKNPSKSVKSCFTAAQHLLVSGSEVKTDGYKVKPESNEELQIISDDEQCKSEDDDQQDQFNEYNLAESPVKSGTAEVNLQMHQSQKKAFDKLTATQMSGFDATGKPPQTLACILKSPGSDQESLDSSFLMLGPLNPAGSITETSRARNSFESTIPQEHLKSVPVSNIEEKAQLESPTSVSFFEFEATVDVQQELELSPSEPGTPGIGLSGNVTENPAKESEPSQSGHAPHLSASLSSESKNTDHPPAFLNKNVLKWDVKRNRNTGDIKTFRDWLVLHCPSEMREIHKLPPEDLDNYLALFYSSVKRQNGGDFSSRSLHSFQSNIKRYLKDHNYKYSLANGLEFRASQEALKLKLQHLCQKEREEEWSLLENLTDEDVQNLRRKGLLSKMHPQGFLHLIFTNLIRAFGASTHSQSHSLYWGQLVLKKNEQELEYLEWLDDLSAEVSAGESGPRLFAKPEDPDNCPVTDYKEYAKRRPQDMLHYYNPLYLAPKPLCSIWDQIWYCRKSLTKSKLEKILKVIIHEVRGPVKTSNK